Proteins from a single region of Camelus ferus isolate YT-003-E chromosome 23, BCGSAC_Cfer_1.0, whole genome shotgun sequence:
- the NUAK2 gene encoding NUAK family SNF1-like kinase 2 isoform X2, protein MHIRREIEIMSSLNHPHIIAIHEVFENSSKIVIVMEYASRGDLYDHISERQRLSERDARHFFRQIVSAVHYCHQNGIVHRDLKLENILLDASGNIKIADFGLSNLYHQGKFLQTFCGSPLYASPEIVNGKPYTGPEVDSWSLGVLLYILVHGTMPFDGQDHKTLVKQISNGAYRQPPKPSDACGLIRWLLMVNPTRRATLEDVASHWWVNWGYTTRVGEQEALHEGGHPGSDSGRASMADWLRRSSRPLLENGAKVCSFFKQHAPGGGSITSGLERQHSLKKSRKENDMAQTLQGDPAANSSPRLGKGTLKLPKGILKKKASAFSEAPREDPELSPVPTSPGQAAPLLPKKGILKKSRQRESGYYSSPEPSESGELLDAGDVFVSGDAVEHKPPPASGLLLHPKGILKHNGKFSHTALELPAPATFGSLDELASPRPPARASRPSVAVSEDSILSSESFDQLDLPERLPEPPLRGCVSVDNLLGLEKPPSEGPGSRGLRRWRQDPLGESCFSLMDCQEGTEACQQALGVCSELS, encoded by the exons ATGCACATTCGGCGAGAGATTGAGATCATGTCGTCACTCAATCACCCCCACATCATTGCCATCCATGAAG tGTTTGAGAATAGTAGCAAGATTGTGATTGTCATGGAGTACGCCAGCCGGGGCGACCTGTACGACCACATCAGCGAGCGGCAGCGGCTCAGTGAGCGCGACGCCCGGCATTTCTTCCGGCAGATCGTCTCCGCCGTGCACTACTGCCACCAG aACGGGATTGTCCACCGAGATCTCAAGCTGGAGAACATCCTCTTAGATGCCAGTGGAAATATCAAG ATCGCTGACTTTGGCCTCTCCAACCTCTACCACCAAGGCAAGTTCCTGCAGACGTTCTGCGGGAGCCCCCTTTACGCCTCGCCAGAGATCGTCAACGGGAAGCCCTACACGGGCCCAGAG gtggACAGCTGGTCCCTAGGTGTTCTCCTATACATCCTGGTGCATGGCACCATGCCCTTTGATGGGCAGGACCATAAGACGCTGGTGAAACAGATCAGCAATGGGGCCTATCGGCAGCCGCCTAAACCCTCCG aTGCCTGTGGCCTGATCCGCTGGCTGTTAATGGTGAACCCTACCCGCCGGGCCACACTGGAGGATGTGGCCAGTCACTGGTGGGTTAACTGGGGCTACACCACCCGTGTTGGAGAGCAGGAGGCTCTGCACGAGGGAGGGCACCCGGGCAGCGACTCTGGCCGGGCCTCCATGGCTGACTGGCTCCGGCGGTCCTCCCGCCCTCTCCTGGAGAACGGGGCCAAGGTATGCAGCTTCTTCAAGCAGCACGCACCTGGAGGTGGGAGCATCACCTCCGGCCTGGAGCGCCAGCATTCGCTCAAGAAGTCCCGCAAAGAGAATGACATGGCCCAGACTCTCCAGGGGGACCCAGCTGCCAACAGCTCCCCTCGCCTTGGCAAGGGCACCCTCAAGCTGCCGAAAGGCATTCTCAAGAAGAAGGCGTCGGCCTTCTCGGAGGCGCCAAGGGAGGACCCTGAGCTCAGCCCCGTCCCTACAagcccaggacaggctgccccCCTGCTCCCCAAGAAAGGCATCCTCAAGAAGTCTCGCCAGCGTGAGTCTGGCTACTACTCGTCTCCTGAACCCAGCGAGTCTGGGGAGCTCTTGGATGCAGGGGACGTGTTTGTGAGTGGGGATGCTGTGGAGCACAAGCCCCCACCAGCCTCAGGGCTGCTGCTCCATCCGAAGGGCATCCTCAAACACAACGGCAAGTTCTCCCACACCGCCCTGGAGCTTCCCGCCCCCGCCACCTTCGGCTCTTTGGATGAACTGGCCTCACCTCGCCCTCCAGCCCGGGCCAGCCGCCCCTCAGTGGCTGTGAGTGAGGACAGCATCCTGTCCTCTGAGTCCTTTGACCAGCTGGACTTGCCCGAGCGGCTCCCTGAGCCCCCACTGCGGGGCTGTGTGTCTGTGGACAACCTCCTGGGGCTTGAGAAGCCCCCCTCAGAAGGCCCTGGAAGCAGAGGCCTGAGGCGCTGGCGGCAGGACCCCTTGGGGGAGAGCTGCTTTTCCCTGATGGACTgccaggaggggacagaggcctGCCAGCAGGCACTGGGGGTCTGCTCAGAGCTCAGCTGA
- the TMCC2 gene encoding transmembrane and coiled-coil domains protein 2 isoform X3, whose product MRSFSSSGRLGRAGRSHPMKRKRLLTTPESWKVDKGDLVALSLPGGPGHGDTDGPISLDVPDGAPDPQRTKAAIDHLHQKILKITEQIKIEQEARDDNVAEYLKLANNADKQQVSRIKQVFEKKNQKSAQTIAQLHKKLEHYRRRLKEIEQNGPSRQPKDVLRDMQQGLKDVGANMRAGISGFGGGVVEGVKGSLSGLSQATHTAVVSKPREFASLIRNKFGSADNIAHLKDPLDDGPPEEAARALSGSATLVSSPKYGSDDECSSASASSAGAGSNSGAGPAAALGSPKSNVLYGAPGNLDALLEELREIKEGQSHLEDSMEDLKAQLQRDYTYMTQCLQEERYRYERLEEQLNDLTELHQNEMTNLKQELASMEEKVAYQSYERARDIQEAVESCLTRVTKLELQQQQQQVVQLEGVENANARALLGKFINVILALMAVLLVFVSTIANFITPLMKTRLRTTSTALLVLVLFLLWKHWDSLTYLLEHVLLPS is encoded by the exons ATGCGCTCCTTTTCCAGTTCTGGGAGACTAGGCAGGGCTGGGCGCTCCCACCCTATGAAGCGGAAGAGGTTGCTGACAACTCCGGAGAGCTGGAAG GTCGACAAGGGGGACCTGGTGGCCCTGAGCCTCCCCGGCGGCCCCGGCCATGGTGACACCGACGGCCCCATCAGCCTGGACGTGCCAGACGGGGCCCCGGACCCCCAGCGGACCAAGGCCGCCATCGACCACCTTCACCAGAAGATCCTGAAGATCACGGAGCAGATCAAGATCGAGCAGGAGGCCCGGGACGACAACGTGGCGGAGTACCTGAAGCTGGCCAACAACGCGGACAAGCAGCAGGTGTCCCGCATCAAGCAGGTGTTCGAGAAGAAGAACCAGAAGTCGGCCCAGACCATCGCCCAGCTGCACAAGAAGCTGGAGCACTACCGCCGGCGCCTGAAGGAGATCGAGCAGAACGGGCCGTCGCGGCAGCCCAAGGACGTGCTGCGGGACATGCAGCAGGGGCTGAAGGACGTGGGCGCCAACATGCGCGCCGGCATCAGCGGCTTCGGGGGCGGCGTGGTGGAGGGCGTCAAGGGCAGCCTCTCCGGCCTCTCGCAGGCCACCCACACCGCCGTGGTGTCCAAGCCCCGGGAGTTCGCCAGCCTCATCCGGAACAAGTTTGGCAGCGCCGACAACATCGCCCACCTGAAGGACCCCCTGGACGACGGGCCCCCCGAGGAGGCGGCGCGGGCGCTGAGCGGCAGCGCCACGCTCGTGTCCAGCCCCAAGTACGGCAGTGATGACGAGTGCTCCAGTGCCAGCGCCAGCTCGGCCGGGGCGGGCAGCAACTCGGGGGCCGGGCCCGCTGCGGCGCTGGGGAGCCCCAAGTCCAACGTGCTGTATGGAGCTCCCGGAAACCTGGACGCTCTGCTGGAGGAGCTGCGGGAGATCAAGGAGGGCCAGTCCCACCTGGAGGACTCGATGGAGGACCTGAAGGCCCAGCTACAGAGGGACTACACCTACATGACCCAGTGCCTGCAGGAGGAGCGCTACAG GTACGAGCGGCTGGAGGAGCAACTCAACGACCTGACCGAGCTTCACCAGAATGAGATGACCAACCTGAAGCAGGAGCTGGCCAGCATGGAGGAGAAGGTGGCCTACCAGTCTTACGAGAGGGCTCGGGACATCCAG GAGGCCGTGGAGTCCTGCCTGACCCGGGTCACCaagctggagctgcagcagcagcagcagcaggtggtACAGCTGGAGGGCGTGGAGAACGCCAACGCGCGTGCGCTGCTGGGCAAGTTCATCAACGTGATCCTGGCGCTCATGGCCGTGCTGCTGGTGTTCGTGTCCACCATCGCCAACTTCATCACGCCTCTCATGAAGACGCGCTTGCGCACCACCAGCACTGCCCTCCTGGTCCtcgtcctcttcctcctctggaaGCACTGGGACTCCCTCACCTACCTCCTGGAGCACGTGCTGCTGCCCAGCTGA
- the TMCC2 gene encoding transmembrane and coiled-coil domains protein 2 isoform X5, protein MCVTLSKVDKGDLVALSLPGGPGHGDTDGPISLDVPDGAPDPQRTKAAIDHLHQKILKITEQIKIEQEARDDNVAEYLKLANNADKQQVSRIKQVFEKKNQKSAQTIAQLHKKLEHYRRRLKEIEQNGPSRQPKDVLRDMQQGLKDVGANMRAGISGFGGGVVEGVKGSLSGLSQATHTAVVSKPREFASLIRNKFGSADNIAHLKDPLDDGPPEEAARALSGSATLVSSPKYGSDDECSSASASSAGAGSNSGAGPAAALGSPKSNVLYGAPGNLDALLEELREIKEGQSHLEDSMEDLKAQLQRDYTYMTQCLQEERYRYERLEEQLNDLTELHQNEMTNLKQELASMEEKVAYQSYERARDIQEAVESCLTRVTKLELQQQQQQVVQLEGVENANARALLGKFINVILALMAVLLVFVSTIANFITPLMKTRLRTTSTALLVLVLFLLWKHWDSLTYLLEHVLLPS, encoded by the exons GTCGACAAGGGGGACCTGGTGGCCCTGAGCCTCCCCGGCGGCCCCGGCCATGGTGACACCGACGGCCCCATCAGCCTGGACGTGCCAGACGGGGCCCCGGACCCCCAGCGGACCAAGGCCGCCATCGACCACCTTCACCAGAAGATCCTGAAGATCACGGAGCAGATCAAGATCGAGCAGGAGGCCCGGGACGACAACGTGGCGGAGTACCTGAAGCTGGCCAACAACGCGGACAAGCAGCAGGTGTCCCGCATCAAGCAGGTGTTCGAGAAGAAGAACCAGAAGTCGGCCCAGACCATCGCCCAGCTGCACAAGAAGCTGGAGCACTACCGCCGGCGCCTGAAGGAGATCGAGCAGAACGGGCCGTCGCGGCAGCCCAAGGACGTGCTGCGGGACATGCAGCAGGGGCTGAAGGACGTGGGCGCCAACATGCGCGCCGGCATCAGCGGCTTCGGGGGCGGCGTGGTGGAGGGCGTCAAGGGCAGCCTCTCCGGCCTCTCGCAGGCCACCCACACCGCCGTGGTGTCCAAGCCCCGGGAGTTCGCCAGCCTCATCCGGAACAAGTTTGGCAGCGCCGACAACATCGCCCACCTGAAGGACCCCCTGGACGACGGGCCCCCCGAGGAGGCGGCGCGGGCGCTGAGCGGCAGCGCCACGCTCGTGTCCAGCCCCAAGTACGGCAGTGATGACGAGTGCTCCAGTGCCAGCGCCAGCTCGGCCGGGGCGGGCAGCAACTCGGGGGCCGGGCCCGCTGCGGCGCTGGGGAGCCCCAAGTCCAACGTGCTGTATGGAGCTCCCGGAAACCTGGACGCTCTGCTGGAGGAGCTGCGGGAGATCAAGGAGGGCCAGTCCCACCTGGAGGACTCGATGGAGGACCTGAAGGCCCAGCTACAGAGGGACTACACCTACATGACCCAGTGCCTGCAGGAGGAGCGCTACAG GTACGAGCGGCTGGAGGAGCAACTCAACGACCTGACCGAGCTTCACCAGAATGAGATGACCAACCTGAAGCAGGAGCTGGCCAGCATGGAGGAGAAGGTGGCCTACCAGTCTTACGAGAGGGCTCGGGACATCCAG GAGGCCGTGGAGTCCTGCCTGACCCGGGTCACCaagctggagctgcagcagcagcagcagcaggtggtACAGCTGGAGGGCGTGGAGAACGCCAACGCGCGTGCGCTGCTGGGCAAGTTCATCAACGTGATCCTGGCGCTCATGGCCGTGCTGCTGGTGTTCGTGTCCACCATCGCCAACTTCATCACGCCTCTCATGAAGACGCGCTTGCGCACCACCAGCACTGCCCTCCTGGTCCtcgtcctcttcctcctctggaaGCACTGGGACTCCCTCACCTACCTCCTGGAGCACGTGCTGCTGCCCAGCTGA
- the TMCC2 gene encoding transmembrane and coiled-coil domains protein 2 isoform X6, translating to MGRVVGGHLIKTRSTRWVILPSPPRWEGAAVSPGEGEISQSNPPLIPRLGLRLAMAAAEPGSSGTPARRPRFPLASPVLPKDCDPGGLVQPAESWGLRAPGTPSQARLRDTVPAQVDKGDLVALSLPGGPGHGDTDGPISLDVPDGAPDPQRTKAAIDHLHQKILKITEQIKIEQEARDDNVAEYLKLANNADKQQVSRIKQVFEKKNQKSAQTIAQLHKKLEHYRRRLKEIEQNGPSRQPKDVLRDMQQGLKDVGANMRAGISGFGGGVVEGVKGSLSGLSQATHTAVVSKPREFASLIRNKFGSADNIAHLKDPLDDGPPEEAARALSGSATLVSSPKYGSDDECSSASASSAGAGSNSGAGPAAALGSPKSNVLYGAPGNLDALLEELREIKEGQSHLEDSMEDLKAQLQRDYTYMTQCLQEERYRYERLEEQLNDLTELHQNEMTNLKQELASMEEKVAYQSYERARDIQEAVESCLTRVTKLELQQQQQQVVQLEGVENANARALLGKFINVILALMAVLLVFVSTIANFITPLMKTRLRTTSTALLVLVLFLLWKHWDSLTYLLEHVLLPS from the exons ATGGGCAGAGTGGTGGGGGGGCATCTCATCAAGACTCGGTCCACCCGCTGGGTgatcctcccttcccctcccagatGGGAAGGGGCAGCCGTGAGCCCCGGGGAGGGGGAAATCTCCCAGAGCAATCCGCCCCTAATCCCCAGGCTGGGCCTCAGACTGGCGATGGCGGCCGCAGAGCCTGGGAGCTCGGGCACACCTGCTCGCCGACCCCGGTTTCCCTTGGCAAGCCCAGTGCTGCCCAAGGACTGTGACCCTGGGGGACTGGTGCAGCCGGCAGAAAGCTGGGGCCTCAGAGCCCCGGGCACCCCGTCACAGGCGCGGCTTCGGGACACGGTACCCGCACAG GTCGACAAGGGGGACCTGGTGGCCCTGAGCCTCCCCGGCGGCCCCGGCCATGGTGACACCGACGGCCCCATCAGCCTGGACGTGCCAGACGGGGCCCCGGACCCCCAGCGGACCAAGGCCGCCATCGACCACCTTCACCAGAAGATCCTGAAGATCACGGAGCAGATCAAGATCGAGCAGGAGGCCCGGGACGACAACGTGGCGGAGTACCTGAAGCTGGCCAACAACGCGGACAAGCAGCAGGTGTCCCGCATCAAGCAGGTGTTCGAGAAGAAGAACCAGAAGTCGGCCCAGACCATCGCCCAGCTGCACAAGAAGCTGGAGCACTACCGCCGGCGCCTGAAGGAGATCGAGCAGAACGGGCCGTCGCGGCAGCCCAAGGACGTGCTGCGGGACATGCAGCAGGGGCTGAAGGACGTGGGCGCCAACATGCGCGCCGGCATCAGCGGCTTCGGGGGCGGCGTGGTGGAGGGCGTCAAGGGCAGCCTCTCCGGCCTCTCGCAGGCCACCCACACCGCCGTGGTGTCCAAGCCCCGGGAGTTCGCCAGCCTCATCCGGAACAAGTTTGGCAGCGCCGACAACATCGCCCACCTGAAGGACCCCCTGGACGACGGGCCCCCCGAGGAGGCGGCGCGGGCGCTGAGCGGCAGCGCCACGCTCGTGTCCAGCCCCAAGTACGGCAGTGATGACGAGTGCTCCAGTGCCAGCGCCAGCTCGGCCGGGGCGGGCAGCAACTCGGGGGCCGGGCCCGCTGCGGCGCTGGGGAGCCCCAAGTCCAACGTGCTGTATGGAGCTCCCGGAAACCTGGACGCTCTGCTGGAGGAGCTGCGGGAGATCAAGGAGGGCCAGTCCCACCTGGAGGACTCGATGGAGGACCTGAAGGCCCAGCTACAGAGGGACTACACCTACATGACCCAGTGCCTGCAGGAGGAGCGCTACAG GTACGAGCGGCTGGAGGAGCAACTCAACGACCTGACCGAGCTTCACCAGAATGAGATGACCAACCTGAAGCAGGAGCTGGCCAGCATGGAGGAGAAGGTGGCCTACCAGTCTTACGAGAGGGCTCGGGACATCCAG GAGGCCGTGGAGTCCTGCCTGACCCGGGTCACCaagctggagctgcagcagcagcagcagcaggtggtACAGCTGGAGGGCGTGGAGAACGCCAACGCGCGTGCGCTGCTGGGCAAGTTCATCAACGTGATCCTGGCGCTCATGGCCGTGCTGCTGGTGTTCGTGTCCACCATCGCCAACTTCATCACGCCTCTCATGAAGACGCGCTTGCGCACCACCAGCACTGCCCTCCTGGTCCtcgtcctcttcctcctctggaaGCACTGGGACTCCCTCACCTACCTCCTGGAGCACGTGCTGCTGCCCAGCTGA
- the TMCC2 gene encoding transmembrane and coiled-coil domains protein 2 isoform X4, which yields MKSKEEETAVDKGDLVALSLPGGPGHGDTDGPISLDVPDGAPDPQRTKAAIDHLHQKILKITEQIKIEQEARDDNVAEYLKLANNADKQQVSRIKQVFEKKNQKSAQTIAQLHKKLEHYRRRLKEIEQNGPSRQPKDVLRDMQQGLKDVGANMRAGISGFGGGVVEGVKGSLSGLSQATHTAVVSKPREFASLIRNKFGSADNIAHLKDPLDDGPPEEAARALSGSATLVSSPKYGSDDECSSASASSAGAGSNSGAGPAAALGSPKSNVLYGAPGNLDALLEELREIKEGQSHLEDSMEDLKAQLQRDYTYMTQCLQEERYRYERLEEQLNDLTELHQNEMTNLKQELASMEEKVAYQSYERARDIQEAVESCLTRVTKLELQQQQQQVVQLEGVENANARALLGKFINVILALMAVLLVFVSTIANFITPLMKTRLRTTSTALLVLVLFLLWKHWDSLTYLLEHVLLPS from the exons ATGAAGTCCAAGGAGGAAGAAACGGCT GTCGACAAGGGGGACCTGGTGGCCCTGAGCCTCCCCGGCGGCCCCGGCCATGGTGACACCGACGGCCCCATCAGCCTGGACGTGCCAGACGGGGCCCCGGACCCCCAGCGGACCAAGGCCGCCATCGACCACCTTCACCAGAAGATCCTGAAGATCACGGAGCAGATCAAGATCGAGCAGGAGGCCCGGGACGACAACGTGGCGGAGTACCTGAAGCTGGCCAACAACGCGGACAAGCAGCAGGTGTCCCGCATCAAGCAGGTGTTCGAGAAGAAGAACCAGAAGTCGGCCCAGACCATCGCCCAGCTGCACAAGAAGCTGGAGCACTACCGCCGGCGCCTGAAGGAGATCGAGCAGAACGGGCCGTCGCGGCAGCCCAAGGACGTGCTGCGGGACATGCAGCAGGGGCTGAAGGACGTGGGCGCCAACATGCGCGCCGGCATCAGCGGCTTCGGGGGCGGCGTGGTGGAGGGCGTCAAGGGCAGCCTCTCCGGCCTCTCGCAGGCCACCCACACCGCCGTGGTGTCCAAGCCCCGGGAGTTCGCCAGCCTCATCCGGAACAAGTTTGGCAGCGCCGACAACATCGCCCACCTGAAGGACCCCCTGGACGACGGGCCCCCCGAGGAGGCGGCGCGGGCGCTGAGCGGCAGCGCCACGCTCGTGTCCAGCCCCAAGTACGGCAGTGATGACGAGTGCTCCAGTGCCAGCGCCAGCTCGGCCGGGGCGGGCAGCAACTCGGGGGCCGGGCCCGCTGCGGCGCTGGGGAGCCCCAAGTCCAACGTGCTGTATGGAGCTCCCGGAAACCTGGACGCTCTGCTGGAGGAGCTGCGGGAGATCAAGGAGGGCCAGTCCCACCTGGAGGACTCGATGGAGGACCTGAAGGCCCAGCTACAGAGGGACTACACCTACATGACCCAGTGCCTGCAGGAGGAGCGCTACAG GTACGAGCGGCTGGAGGAGCAACTCAACGACCTGACCGAGCTTCACCAGAATGAGATGACCAACCTGAAGCAGGAGCTGGCCAGCATGGAGGAGAAGGTGGCCTACCAGTCTTACGAGAGGGCTCGGGACATCCAG GAGGCCGTGGAGTCCTGCCTGACCCGGGTCACCaagctggagctgcagcagcagcagcagcaggtggtACAGCTGGAGGGCGTGGAGAACGCCAACGCGCGTGCGCTGCTGGGCAAGTTCATCAACGTGATCCTGGCGCTCATGGCCGTGCTGCTGGTGTTCGTGTCCACCATCGCCAACTTCATCACGCCTCTCATGAAGACGCGCTTGCGCACCACCAGCACTGCCCTCCTGGTCCtcgtcctcttcctcctctggaaGCACTGGGACTCCCTCACCTACCTCCTGGAGCACGTGCTGCTGCCCAGCTGA